The genome window AAATGTAATATAGAAGGAGgacaaattatataacattttaagtaaaactttgataaatttatataaaatttcttaatgttttcatatttgtaGAGTTCATTAGCTGTgaaaatttcataatatttgatatcttataatattacttattaatatgtaattttctttcaaaggtcaaaaatgggcactttaataaataaagaaattcaTCATTAATATCATCGGTATCACAATAGGGACACATTCTATTTGGAAAATCATAATGTTCTATCTACCATTTTTCACAATGAATTTATGGTTACTTGTTCTAAATTcacacatcaaaatatttttcaaaatcgcACTCTTTTCGTAAATTCTATTACAGATTGACATCGATAAATTTTTAATTTGCTTATATCTTTACCCATTTTGTACCAAATTATGATGGAACTGAGAgtttcatatataatatacattagacaATATTCCCTTAAAGCTTTTCAATGTAAATATTGCCGCCAAAATATGCACTGTCTTGGACCGAAAGTAGGATTCCATTGATTATATTGCCTGTATGTTgcaaatttgtataataatcttacaCCAAATACAAAGAATTTGACTTTTTCAACAGCGGaaattttaaattggttaacgtaaatataagaATTAATTATCagttttgttgcttgcattgactgatgaagaaagtttaTCTCGTCCAAATTATACTTCATTtacacgagattaactttcttcattaGTCAATGCAAGCaccaaaattgataatcaatccttaactgaaaccaataatgataatgtatacatttaaaaaagatatatttgcccgtttattctaaaaaaaagttttactcAAAGTCGTGGCCCATGTTCAGATAACGGGATGAAGAAACAGTGTCTAAAGAAGTTTATGACTATTTTCCTTCTGAATTAGAATCTATTTGTATTCGGTGTAGTGATGTTTATTTAGTCCTCCATTTTCAATCCAAAATTTTTAAACTTccttaaaaaatataattctgtGAACAGTCTTCTTCAATGAAATTCCTGAACCTATTATTTTACGATTTTCATTTAAACCCAAAACAACACTTCATGGCTTAGAACAAACCAAAAAGGTGTTCTATCGATTTCACAGAACACTTTACATATTCGGTACTTGTTTAGTTttttgaaattgtgaaaatttgtttGGTGAAGTGATCATCAATATACAGACTTGTAATAGCTTCCAAATGTGTTATGATATCCctgtataaatatgtaatgcaggctttgtaatttcaaaatatcagaACCTGCTTGAACTATTTAAAGAGCAGCCTAAACATAGTGAAGATCATCAATAATGTTTGATGTCATATAACCAGTCAAATTAAGGGTtagttagaaaaaaatgtactttACTCGAATCACAATCAGCACAAGTTCTTCAGGAAAATGGCGAGTTCTAAATCCATATGTCGTGCCCAAGAACCCGTTACATACACATGCTCTCTCTGTGACAGCGAAGACAATGTAAATTGGTATTGTAAAGACTGTCAAGAAGCGTTGTGTGATCGCTGTAAGGAATATCACTCACGCGGGAAGAAAACTAAAAACGACGACATTGTACCGATAGGAAGAGCTAACCGTCATGACGACCAACCTGTACATGAGGTATGTAAACTACACCCCGGTAAACTCCAGGATCTTTTCTGTCCTGAGTGTAAAGAAGTGCTCTGTTCTATATGTGTCTCCAAAACGCATAAACAACACAACTGGAAACATTTGGATGAAATTGTCACAACAGTTAAGAGACATTTAAATGAACACATGACAATAATCCAAAAAGAAGAACTTTTCAAGACCAAAATGTCCAAGTTGGAAAGTGCAAACACAGCATCCGTCAAAAAATTGACGCATGTCGAAAAGAAGTAAACTTGCAGAGAACGAAGATATTAGCAGAAGTAAATTCTGTCGCGGATTCAGTGCTCGGTGAGTTATCGGCCTTGGAGAAAGATGAATCGGAGACATATGAAACAGCTTGTCAACAATACCAGACCAAAGTTCGCGAGCTGTTCCGCCTGCATGAACAGGTGAAAGTGGTAATTGCAAGTACAACAGTTGGATCGATGTTGAAAACAGACTGGTCACTGAGCATAACTCATAACTTGATATCCCGGTATGGACACAGAAATGAAGACTCTTGTACCGGCACCATCTAGATTTGTGGCTGGGAAGATCAATCGAAACCAGTTGAGGAAAATGTTGGGTGAACTGCGCTACGAAATCCAGTACGAGAAGAAAGATATCAACAGTGACCAcatccagaaaaaaaatcaaataaacgGTATATGTCCGGTGGACCACAATCACGCGTGGTTATCTATATACAAACACAAAGGTCTGGTACTAGTCAGGAAGGAGGGTGTTGTTACAGACACAGTGGTATTGGACTTCATTCCGCTTAGATTGACATTGGTGAGGACAACAGACATATTGATGACCAGTATTCCAGTAAGcacatttgtatataaactgTCACTACACAACAAACAAGTGACAATATTTGCTAACATCGGGTCACATAAAGCATGTGATCTCAGCATCCACCAGACAGGTGAGGTGTATATTAGCACCAAAACACCGGATATAGTGATACTGAACCAGTCTGGTGCAATTGTAAGGAAAGTGACCTGTACCAGGAATGGAATCTACATCGCCTGTACATCCGCGGGTATAGCCGTATCATCAGGGATTGATTACATGGATTATATTGCTTCGAATATATCCATCATTGACACGTCAGGTACGACTCTACAGACATGGTCAGGTGAACTGGACAACAATCAAACGGCTAGCGACATGCATTTATGTAAGATGTCATGTGACAGGTACGACAGATTGTTTGTACCAGACCTCAATAATAAGGTGTACGTCCTACCGAGGACTTGTACACGGGCCACGTGTCTTCTGGACCGGAAACATGGAGTGGTCAAACCTACAGCGTTGGAGGTAGATACGTGTGGGGACGTGTGGATCGGGTGTCATGGCGGTACTGTCCACGTAATAAAGCTGTGAACATTGACCGGATCTATTTCTGTGTATATtatattcaaacaaaaat of Argopecten irradians isolate NY chromosome 7, Ai_NY, whole genome shotgun sequence contains these proteins:
- the LOC138327234 gene encoding uncharacterized protein → MDTEMKTLVPAPSRFVAGKINRNQLRKMLGELRYEIQYEKKDINSDHIQKKNQINGICPVDHNHAWLSIYKHKGLVLVRKEGVVTDTVVLDFIPLRLTLVRTTDILMTSIPVSTFVYKLSLHNKQVTIFANIGSHKACDLSIHQTGEVYISTKTPDIVILNQSGAIVRKVTCTRNGIYIACTSAGIAVSSGIDYMDYIASNISIIDTSGTTLQTWSGELDNNQTASDMHLCKMSCDRYDRLFVPDLNNKVYVLPRTCTRATCLLDRKHGVVKPTALEVDTCGDVWIGCHGGTVHVIKL